The Achromobacter spanius genome includes the window TTGCCGTCTTGCACCGAAAGAAAATCATCCTTGCTGCTAAGCACGCCTCGAATGATCTCCGGCAACAGCATCATGCCCCATTGCTTGGCAAGGTAGCCGTTGGCCCCTGCGCGGTAGGCGGCGTATTGCGTTTCCTGCCGGTTGCCGGCCGAAAACGTGATGATCGACAGGGTAGGGTGGTAGCGCCGCAAGCGGCGCAGGAAATTGACGCCGTCCCAGGGTTCCTGGGGCAGGTAGAAGTCGATCAGGGCAACGTCACAGGGTGCTTTGCTCAGTTTTTCCAGCAAGGCGCGGGCGGACGTTTCGCGATGCAGTACCCGAAAGCCCGGCCGGCTTTCCAGGTATGCGCTGACGCCCAGCGCCACGACCGGATGGTCGTCAAGTATTGCGACCTTGATGACCGAAGGCAGGCGCGACAGCAGCAGGTGCCGGCGCCCGCCTGAGCGGCTGCCGCC containing:
- a CDS encoding response regulator transcription factor — translated: MKAVPKLVTKAATLSTPSRCGDGGSRSGGRRHLLLSRLPSVIKVAILDDHPVVALGVSAYLESRPGFRVLHRETSARALLEKLSKAPCDVALIDFYLPQEPWDGVNFLRRLRRYHPTLSIITFSAGNRQETQYAAYRAGANGYLAKQWGMMLLPEIIRGVLSSKDDFLSVQDGKIRPLLPTNPHAMLTTSEVEILRHISQGLSVTQIAARLMRSKKTISTHKRRAMRKLQLADDLSLALYLREKFAE